A portion of the Nitratidesulfovibrio termitidis HI1 genome contains these proteins:
- the gyrB gene encoding DNA topoisomerase (ATP-hydrolyzing) subunit B produces the protein MTTPTGQTYTADSITILEGLAAVRKRPAMYIGSTDARGLHHLVYEVVDNSIDEAMAGYCSRIVVKLHLDNSVTVSDNGRGIPVDLHPKEGKPAVEVVMTKLHAGGKFDNDAYKVSGGLHGVGVSCVNALSEWLEVTVRRDGKRHRMRFARGAVQGPLELVGESANHGTTVHFKPDEEIFETLQFSYETLRKRFEELAYLNRGLEIEFIDERSAETHVFRADGGIRQFVKDLNSGESGIHPIIDGEGMTDGVTVDFALQYNAGYKENVLTFANNIRTKEGGTHLAGFKTALTRAINGYIKSQPDLVKKMKGTVLSGDDVREGLTSVVSVKLPQPQFEGQTKTKLGNSEIAGLVAGIVYDKLNVHFGENPKDARLIIDKAVDAARARDAARRAKELVRRKGALSDNSLPGKLADCQSKDPAESELFIVEGDSAGGSAKQGRDPSTQAILPLRGKILNTERTRFDKMLANKEVKALITAMGAGIGEDDTDYDKLRYHKVVIMTDADVDGAHIRTLLLTFFFRQYQELIDRGHLFIAQPPLYRVHSSRFEKFIKDDPELNAFLLDRISTDITIRTESGCAFTGPDIVSLMKAIELVSGKVRDVENIGIARELFLAFIEYQTRIEPQWFTEEDPNGLRQWLDDRGYSVSAEHEDTDEDSRTFVVFEDTNGHRTRVGAEFFHSKMYRQAWDALADIRTRCGSLRCTVDRKGETSDAEDIFDLLRLVLDEARKGINIQRYKGLGEMNPEQLWVTTMNPENRTLLRVTVDDAEEASEAFEQLMGDRVEPRREFIERNALSVQELDI, from the coding sequence ATGACCACTCCCACGGGACAGACCTATACCGCAGACAGCATCACGATCCTTGAGGGTCTGGCTGCCGTCCGCAAGCGCCCTGCCATGTACATCGGTTCCACCGATGCGCGGGGCCTGCACCACCTTGTGTACGAGGTGGTGGACAACTCCATCGACGAGGCCATGGCGGGCTACTGCTCACGCATCGTGGTCAAGCTGCACCTCGACAACAGCGTCACCGTCAGCGACAACGGCCGCGGCATCCCGGTCGACCTGCACCCCAAGGAGGGCAAGCCCGCGGTCGAGGTCGTCATGACCAAGCTGCACGCGGGCGGCAAGTTCGACAACGACGCCTACAAGGTGTCGGGTGGGTTGCACGGGGTGGGCGTGAGCTGCGTGAACGCCCTTTCCGAGTGGCTGGAAGTGACCGTGCGCCGCGACGGCAAGCGCCACCGCATGCGTTTTGCGCGCGGCGCGGTGCAGGGGCCGCTGGAACTGGTGGGTGAATCGGCCAACCACGGCACCACGGTGCACTTCAAGCCGGACGAGGAAATCTTCGAGACGCTGCAGTTCTCGTACGAGACGCTGCGCAAGCGCTTCGAGGAACTGGCCTACCTGAACAGGGGGCTGGAAATAGAGTTCATCGACGAACGCAGCGCGGAAACCCACGTGTTCCGCGCCGACGGCGGCATCCGCCAGTTCGTGAAGGACCTGAACTCCGGCGAAAGCGGCATCCACCCCATCATCGACGGGGAAGGCATGACCGACGGCGTCACCGTGGACTTCGCGTTGCAGTACAACGCGGGGTACAAGGAAAACGTGCTCACCTTCGCCAACAACATCCGCACCAAGGAAGGCGGCACCCACCTTGCCGGGTTCAAGACGGCGCTTACCCGCGCCATCAACGGCTACATCAAGAGCCAGCCCGACCTGGTCAAGAAGATGAAGGGCACCGTGCTGTCCGGCGATGACGTGCGCGAAGGGCTGACCTCGGTGGTCTCCGTCAAGCTGCCGCAGCCCCAGTTCGAAGGTCAGACCAAGACCAAGCTGGGCAACAGCGAAATCGCGGGGCTTGTGGCCGGCATCGTGTACGACAAGCTGAACGTGCACTTTGGCGAAAACCCCAAGGACGCCCGGCTGATCATCGACAAGGCCGTGGACGCCGCCCGCGCCCGCGATGCCGCCCGCCGCGCCAAGGAACTTGTGCGCCGCAAGGGCGCCCTGTCCGACAACTCGCTGCCCGGCAAGCTGGCAGACTGCCAGTCCAAGGACCCGGCGGAATCGGAACTGTTCATCGTGGAAGGTGACTCCGCAGGCGGTTCGGCCAAGCAGGGCCGCGACCCCTCCACCCAGGCCATCCTGCCGCTGCGCGGCAAGATCCTGAACACCGAGCGCACCCGCTTCGACAAGATGCTGGCCAACAAGGAAGTGAAGGCCCTCATCACCGCCATGGGCGCAGGGATAGGCGAGGACGACACCGACTACGACAAGCTGCGCTACCACAAGGTCGTCATCATGACCGACGCCGACGTGGACGGCGCGCACATCCGCACCCTGCTGCTGACCTTCTTCTTCCGGCAGTATCAGGAACTCATCGACCGCGGCCACCTGTTCATCGCCCAGCCGCCCCTGTACCGGGTGCACAGCAGCCGCTTCGAAAAGTTCATCAAGGACGATCCGGAGCTGAACGCCTTCCTGCTGGACCGCATCAGTACCGACATCACCATCCGTACCGAATCGGGCTGCGCCTTCACCGGGCCGGACATCGTCTCGCTCATGAAGGCCATCGAACTGGTGTCCGGCAAGGTGCGCGACGTGGAGAACATCGGCATCGCGCGTGAGCTGTTCCTGGCCTTCATCGAGTACCAGACCCGCATCGAACCCCAGTGGTTCACCGAAGAAGACCCCAACGGCCTGCGCCAGTGGCTGGACGACCGGGGCTACTCCGTGTCCGCAGAGCACGAGGACACCGACGAGGACAGCCGTACCTTCGTGGTTTTCGAAGACACCAACGGCCACCGCACCCGCGTGGGGGCCGAGTTCTTCCACTCCAAGATGTACCGTCAGGCCTGGGATGCCCTGGCCGATATCCGCACCCGCTGCGGCAGCCTGCGCTGCACCGTGGACCGCAAGGGCGAAACCAGCGACGCCGAAGACATCTTCGACCTGCTTCGCCTGGTGCTGGACGAGGCCCGCAAGGGCATCAACATCCAGCGCTACAAGGGCCTGGGCGAAATGAACCCGGAACAGCTGTGGGTGACCACCATGAACCCGGAAAACCGCACCCTGCTCCGCGTTACCGTGGACGACGCCGAAGAAGCCAGCGAAGCCTTCGAACAACTCATGGGTGACAGGGTGGAACCCCGCCGCGAGTTCATCGAACGCAACGCACTGTCTGTGCAGGAGTTGGATATCTAA
- the dinD gene encoding DNA damage-inducible protein D gives MNADSHASFEEIRHTDNDGNEFWYARELSLTLGYSQFRNFLPVIERAKDACIGSSQIPEDHFADVRKMVLLGSGAQRSIEDIRLSRYACYLVVQNGDPSKSAIAYGQTYFAIQTRRQELRDSRGFGQLSEDERRLALRGELVEHNKALTATAHQAGVRTDLDFAIFQDHGYRGLYGGLGAKAIHRRKGLKKSQKILDHMGSTELAANLFRATQAEEKLRRDAVHGKQEANNVHKQVGAKVRETIKELGGTMPEDLPKPDKSIQQLNREQKKLTKGDE, from the coding sequence ATGAATGCAGATAGTCACGCTTCGTTTGAGGAAATCCGCCATACAGACAACGATGGGAATGAGTTTTGGTATGCCCGAGAGCTGTCTTTGACCTTGGGGTATTCACAGTTCAGGAATTTTCTTCCTGTAATTGAGCGTGCAAAAGATGCGTGCATAGGCAGTTCACAGATACCAGAAGACCATTTTGCGGATGTCCGCAAAATGGTTTTACTTGGGTCAGGGGCACAAAGATCAATCGAAGATATCCGTTTATCCAGATATGCTTGTTATCTTGTGGTGCAAAACGGAGATCCTTCAAAGTCGGCAATTGCCTATGGCCAAACCTACTTTGCAATTCAAACCAGAAGGCAAGAATTGCGTGATTCCAGAGGGTTTGGGCAGCTTTCAGAAGATGAAAGAAGACTTGCCCTTCGGGGTGAGTTGGTTGAACACAATAAGGCTCTGACAGCAACTGCGCATCAAGCTGGAGTACGAACTGACCTGGATTTCGCTATATTCCAAGATCATGGATATAGAGGACTTTACGGGGGGCTTGGTGCCAAAGCTATTCATCGAAGAAAAGGACTTAAGAAAAGTCAGAAAATTCTTGATCATATGGGAAGTACGGAGCTGGCTGCCAACCTGTTTAGAGCAACGCAAGCAGAAGAGAAATTACGCCGTGACGCAGTTCACGGGAAGCAAGAAGCGAATAATGTTCATAAGCAAGTTGGGGCAAAGGTAAGAGAGACCATTAAGGAACTTGGTGGGACAATGCCTGAAGATTTGCCGAAGCCAGATAAAAGTATCCAACAATTGAATCGCGAACAGAAAAAATTAACGAAAGGCGATGAGTGA
- the gyrA gene encoding DNA gyrase subunit A: MSQQVSIEKELRKSYLEYSLSVIIGRAIPDARDGLKPVHRRIMFAQHELGNGYTRPPKKSARVVGDVIGKYHPHGDSAVYDALVRMAQDFSMRDPLVDGQGNFGSIDGDAAAAMRYTEVRMSRLAGEFLADIDKETVDFRPNYDNTLLEPSVLPTKVPNLLLNGSSGIAVGMATNIPPHNLGELCGALLHIVDEPGCTVEDLMDHVKGPDFPTAGFVYAGQGLYDAYTTGRGTVKVRGKVEIEERKKGLQAIVIREIPFALNKSSLVEKIAALVNERKIDGVADLRDESDRKGIRVVIDLKRGTIPDIVVNALYKYTPLESSFGINMLAVVGNRPQLLNLKQALEIFLEHRREVIIRRTRYDLRKAEARAHILEGLRIALDNIDEVVALIRASKTPQDAKDALMGRFELSEAQAQAILDMRLQRLTNLEHEKLIEEYNELLKKIEFFRSVLENPEVLRSVIREEINELRDTFATKRRTEVLEEELDGIDIEDLIPDEDVVITLSRRGYIKRTTLDNYQQQRRGGKGIAGVHTSEDDFVQDFLTTTNHQYLLLFTNHGRMHQIKVHRVPEGSRTAKGVHIANLLPLDKDEWVTTVLTVREFAEDRYFLFVTRRGMVKRSSASLYAKCRKTGLIAVGLRPEDELITVREVDEHCHIVLTTGDGMAIRFQCEDVRPMGRSATGVKGIALRGKDRVVACVILAEEDTTSMIMSVSANGFGKRTKADLYRVQSRGGVGVKNFKVTPKTGDVIGAMPVRDDDALVLLTSTNKILRMGLKDVRSVGRATQGVRLVRLDEGALVVGFDRIDEREVVEGEE; the protein is encoded by the coding sequence GTGTCGCAACAGGTCAGCATAGAAAAGGAGCTCAGGAAGTCGTACCTCGAGTACTCCCTGAGCGTGATCATCGGCCGCGCCATCCCGGATGCGCGCGACGGACTGAAGCCGGTGCACCGGCGCATCATGTTCGCCCAGCACGAGCTGGGCAACGGCTACACCCGCCCGCCCAAGAAGTCGGCGCGCGTGGTCGGTGACGTCATCGGTAAGTACCACCCGCATGGCGATTCCGCCGTGTACGACGCCCTGGTCCGCATGGCGCAGGATTTCTCCATGCGCGATCCTTTGGTGGACGGGCAGGGCAACTTCGGCTCCATCGACGGCGACGCCGCGGCGGCCATGCGATACACCGAAGTGCGCATGTCCCGTCTGGCGGGCGAATTCCTTGCCGACATCGACAAGGAGACGGTGGACTTCAGGCCCAACTACGACAACACCCTGCTCGAACCTTCGGTGCTGCCCACCAAGGTGCCGAACCTGCTGCTGAACGGTTCGTCGGGCATCGCGGTGGGCATGGCCACCAACATCCCGCCGCACAACCTGGGCGAGCTATGCGGCGCGCTGCTGCACATCGTGGATGAGCCGGGCTGCACGGTGGAAGACCTGATGGACCATGTGAAGGGTCCGGACTTCCCCACGGCGGGCTTCGTCTACGCCGGGCAGGGCCTGTACGACGCCTACACTACCGGGCGCGGCACCGTGAAGGTGCGCGGCAAGGTGGAGATAGAAGAGCGCAAGAAGGGCCTGCAGGCCATCGTCATTCGGGAAATTCCCTTCGCGCTCAACAAGTCGAGCCTGGTGGAGAAGATCGCGGCGCTGGTCAACGAGCGCAAGATCGACGGCGTGGCCGACCTGCGCGACGAATCGGACCGCAAGGGCATCCGCGTGGTCATCGACCTCAAGCGCGGCACCATCCCCGACATCGTGGTCAACGCGCTGTACAAGTATACGCCGCTGGAAAGCTCGTTCGGCATCAACATGCTGGCCGTGGTGGGCAACCGCCCGCAGCTGCTGAACCTGAAGCAGGCGCTGGAAATATTCCTCGAGCACCGGCGCGAGGTGATCATCCGCCGCACCCGCTACGACCTGCGCAAGGCAGAGGCGCGCGCCCATATCCTGGAAGGCCTGCGCATCGCCCTCGACAATATCGACGAGGTCGTCGCCCTGATCCGCGCGTCCAAGACGCCGCAGGACGCCAAGGACGCCTTGATGGGCCGCTTCGAGCTGTCCGAGGCCCAGGCCCAGGCCATTCTGGACATGCGCCTGCAGCGCCTGACCAACCTCGAACACGAAAAGTTGATCGAGGAATACAACGAGTTGCTCAAGAAGATCGAATTCTTCCGCTCGGTGCTGGAAAACCCCGAGGTGCTGCGCTCGGTCATCCGCGAAGAGATCAACGAACTGCGCGACACCTTCGCCACCAAGCGCCGCACCGAGGTGCTGGAAGAAGAGCTGGACGGCATCGACATCGAGGACCTGATCCCCGACGAGGACGTGGTCATCACCCTGTCGCGCCGCGGCTACATCAAGCGCACCACGCTGGACAACTACCAGCAGCAGCGCCGTGGCGGGAAGGGCATTGCCGGGGTGCACACGTCGGAAGACGACTTCGTGCAGGACTTCCTGACCACCACCAACCATCAGTACCTGCTGCTGTTCACCAACCACGGCCGCATGCACCAGATCAAGGTGCACCGCGTGCCGGAGGGCAGCCGCACGGCCAAGGGCGTGCACATCGCCAACCTGCTGCCGCTGGACAAGGACGAATGGGTCACCACCGTGCTCACCGTGCGCGAGTTCGCCGAGGACCGGTACTTCCTGTTCGTGACCCGGCGCGGCATGGTCAAGCGCTCCAGCGCCTCGCTGTACGCCAAGTGCCGCAAGACCGGCCTCATCGCCGTGGGTCTGCGCCCCGAGGATGAACTGATCACCGTGCGCGAGGTGGACGAGCACTGCCACATCGTGCTCACCACCGGCGACGGCATGGCCATCCGCTTCCAGTGCGAGGACGTCCGGCCCATGGGCCGCAGCGCCACCGGGGTCAAGGGCATTGCCCTGCGCGGCAAGGACCGCGTGGTGGCCTGCGTCATCCTGGCCGAGGAAGACACCACCTCCATGATCATGTCCGTGTCGGCCAACGGCTTCGGCAAGCGCACCAAGGCCGACCTGTACCGCGTGCAGTCGCGCGGTGGCGTGGGGGTCAAGAACTTCAAGGTCACCCCCAAGACCGGTGACGTCATCGGCGCCATGCCCGTGCGCGACGATGACGCCCTCGTCCTGCTCACCTCCACCAACAAGATCCTGCGCATGGGCCTCAAGGACGTGCGCAGCGTGGGCCGCGCCACCCAGGGCGTGCGCCTGGTGCGCCTGGACGAAGGCGCCCTTGTGGTGGGCTTTGACCGCATCGACGAACGCGAAGTGGTCGAGGGTGAAGAGTAG
- a CDS encoding tetratricopeptide repeat protein, which yields MADARKAAGERRYGEAEKLLERYLRLNPEGDERWEAWQRLVQITQDVRGDEKAAMELLEAMYLEFGMDGDKAREVLVRLGGLLETARRWDRAADVWRKLMEVPDLPGDENARAHRRLARIHASRREFGIAEDVLQQCLQLKATEARRAECLYDLADVQMSMEHFARGADLARQILAMPHADKELKALAGFLLGDALEQQGKNAEALAMFESVRETYPNEMVVDTRIRLLRKGR from the coding sequence ATGGCGGATGCGCGCAAGGCGGCGGGCGAGCGGCGCTACGGCGAGGCGGAGAAGTTGCTGGAGCGGTACCTGCGTTTGAACCCGGAGGGTGACGAGCGGTGGGAGGCGTGGCAGCGGCTGGTGCAGATCACCCAGGACGTGCGGGGTGATGAGAAGGCGGCCATGGAGTTGCTGGAGGCCATGTACCTTGAGTTCGGCATGGACGGGGACAAGGCGCGCGAGGTGCTGGTGCGGCTGGGCGGACTGCTGGAGACGGCCCGGCGCTGGGACAGGGCGGCGGACGTGTGGCGCAAGCTGATGGAGGTGCCGGACCTGCCGGGCGACGAGAATGCCCGGGCGCACCGGCGGCTGGCGCGCATCCATGCCTCGCGGCGCGAGTTCGGCATTGCGGAAGACGTGCTGCAGCAGTGTCTGCAGTTGAAGGCCACGGAGGCGCGGCGGGCGGAATGCCTGTACGACCTGGCCGACGTGCAGATGTCCATGGAGCACTTTGCGCGCGGGGCGGATCTGGCGCGGCAGATACTGGCCATGCCGCACGCGGACAAGGAGTTGAAGGCGCTGGCCGGGTTTCTGCTGGGCGATGCGCTGGAACAGCAGGGCAAGAACGCCGAGGCGCTGGCCATGTTCGAATCGGTGCGCGAAACGTATCCCAACGAGATGGTGGTGGACACGCGCATCCGTCTGTTGCGCAAGGGACGCTAG
- a CDS encoding universal stress protein gives MIKPSRILLAIDGTQGSYRAAHQAALIANLTGAEVILLHCADPHPSLSLPFTPGGTGTLTEFSGYAPPSAHERVGPARDILQDHQVRYMEHTVEGPAAETILGVALREHCDLIVMGRHGTGTDAEPDVGRTAEHVVRAAPCTVMVAA, from the coding sequence ATGATCAAGCCATCTCGCATTCTGCTGGCCATCGATGGAACCCAGGGTTCCTACCGCGCGGCGCACCAGGCCGCCCTCATCGCCAACCTCACCGGAGCGGAGGTCATCCTTCTGCATTGCGCCGACCCGCATCCCTCGCTGTCCCTGCCCTTTACGCCCGGCGGGACCGGCACCCTGACGGAATTTTCCGGGTACGCGCCCCCCTCCGCCCACGAACGGGTGGGGCCTGCGCGCGACATTCTTCAGGACCACCAGGTCCGGTACATGGAGCACACCGTGGAAGGCCCCGCGGCGGAAACCATTCTGGGCGTGGCCCTGCGCGAACACTGCGACCTCATCGTCATGGGGCGCCACGGCACCGGCACCGACGCCGAACCGGACGTGGGCCGCACCGCCGAGCACGTGGTGCGCGCCGCGCCGTGCACGGTGATGGTGGCGGCCTAG
- the asnS gene encoding asparagine--tRNA ligase: protein MARTAVADALTAQAPVAHIRICGWVRTRRDAKGFSFLEINDGSCLANIQCIVDEALPDYAVIKDVNTGAAVDVRGELVESPGKGQKWEVRAAALTLLGGADAETYPLQKKRHSDEFLRTIAHLRARTNKFGAAFRIRSEAAYAIHEFFRERGFFHVHTPILTGSDCEGAGEMFRVTTLPASGAAVPPSGNRFETDFFGKECNLTVSGQLEAEALAMGLGKVYTFGPTFRAENSNTARHAAEFWMIEPEFAFADLTDDMELAEAMTRTVVSRVLERCAADIELFDRFVDNGLIERLRTIADQPFARVSYREAIELLKASGKKFDYPVSFGLDLQTEHERFLAEEHFGKPVIVYNYPKSIKAFYMRLNDDNETVAAMDVLVPRIGELIGGSQREERLDVLEARIREMNQNPEDYWWYLDLRRFGSVPHAGFGLGFERLLMLLTGIANIRDVVPFPRTPGNLEF, encoded by the coding sequence ATGGCCCGCACCGCCGTGGCCGATGCCCTTACCGCACAGGCCCCCGTGGCGCACATCCGCATCTGCGGCTGGGTGCGCACCCGGCGCGATGCCAAGGGTTTCTCGTTTCTCGAAATCAACGACGGCTCGTGCCTTGCCAACATCCAGTGCATCGTGGACGAGGCCCTGCCCGACTACGCCGTGATCAAGGACGTGAACACCGGCGCGGCAGTGGACGTGCGCGGCGAACTGGTGGAATCGCCCGGCAAGGGCCAGAAGTGGGAAGTGCGCGCCGCCGCCCTGACCCTGCTGGGCGGCGCCGACGCGGAAACCTACCCGCTGCAGAAGAAGCGCCATTCCGACGAATTTTTGCGCACCATCGCCCACCTGCGCGCGCGCACCAACAAGTTTGGCGCGGCCTTCCGCATCCGGTCCGAGGCCGCCTACGCCATCCACGAATTCTTCCGCGAGCGCGGCTTCTTCCACGTGCACACGCCCATTCTCACCGGCTCGGACTGCGAGGGCGCGGGAGAGATGTTCCGCGTCACCACCCTGCCCGCGTCCGGCGCGGCGGTACCGCCTTCCGGCAACCGCTTCGAGACCGACTTCTTCGGCAAGGAATGCAACCTTACCGTGTCCGGCCAGCTGGAAGCCGAGGCGTTGGCCATGGGCCTGGGCAAGGTCTACACCTTCGGCCCCACTTTCCGCGCCGAAAATTCCAATACCGCCCGCCACGCCGCGGAATTCTGGATGATCGAGCCGGAATTTGCCTTTGCGGACCTGACCGACGACATGGAACTGGCCGAGGCCATGACCCGCACCGTGGTCAGCCGCGTGCTGGAACGTTGCGCCGCCGACATCGAACTGTTCGACCGCTTCGTGGACAACGGACTGATCGAACGGCTGCGCACCATCGCGGACCAGCCCTTTGCCCGGGTGTCCTACCGCGAGGCCATCGAACTGCTGAAAGCCTCCGGCAAGAAATTCGACTACCCCGTGTCCTTCGGGCTGGACCTGCAAACCGAACACGAACGCTTCCTGGCCGAGGAACACTTCGGCAAGCCGGTCATCGTCTACAACTACCCGAAATCCATCAAGGCGTTCTACATGCGCCTGAACGACGACAACGAAACCGTGGCCGCCATGGACGTGCTGGTGCCGCGCATCGGCGAGCTGATCGGCGGCAGCCAGCGCGAGGAACGCCTGGACGTGCTGGAAGCGCGCATCCGCGAGATGAACCAGAACCCCGAAGACTACTGGTGGTACCTGGACCTGCGGCGCTTCGGCTCCGTGCCGCACGCGGGTTTCGGCCTGGGCTTCGAGCGGCTGCTGATGCTGCTGACCGGCATCGCCAACATCCGCGACGTGGTGCCTTTCCCCCGGACACCCGGCAATCTGGAATTCTAA
- a CDS encoding MarR family transcriptional regulator: MEDQVLKAMKEAGKPVRPGDIAKSLAVDSKEVSKAIDALKKAGKIHSPKRCFYEPVA; the protein is encoded by the coding sequence ATGGAAGATCAGGTTCTGAAAGCCATGAAGGAAGCGGGCAAGCCCGTGCGCCCCGGCGACATCGCGAAGTCCCTCGCCGTGGATTCCAAGGAAGTTTCCAAGGCCATCGACGCCCTGAAGAAGGCCGGCAAGATCCACTCGCCCAAGCGCTGCTTTTACGAGCCGGTGGCGTAA
- the ngr gene encoding nigerythrin: protein MKLRAQIPTVKNATNFNTVTDSKTVVGSTLDNLKAAIAGETGAHAKYTAFAKAAREQGYTQIARLFEATAAAELIHIGLEYALVAEMEPGYVKPTVAAPAAKASDLNLISGANGEIYETSDMYPAFIKKAQEEGNSKAVHVFTRAKLAESVHAERYLAAYNDLDAPDDDKFHLCPICGYIHKGEDFEKCPICFRPKDTFTAY, encoded by the coding sequence ATGAAGCTTCGCGCGCAGATACCCACCGTCAAGAACGCCACCAACTTCAATACAGTGACGGACAGCAAGACCGTCGTGGGCAGCACCCTCGACAACCTCAAGGCCGCCATTGCCGGAGAAACCGGGGCGCACGCCAAGTACACGGCCTTTGCCAAGGCCGCCCGGGAACAGGGCTACACGCAGATCGCCCGGCTGTTCGAGGCCACGGCGGCGGCCGAACTGATCCACATCGGCCTGGAATACGCCCTGGTGGCCGAAATGGAGCCCGGCTACGTAAAGCCCACGGTGGCCGCACCCGCCGCCAAGGCCAGCGACCTGAACCTGATTTCCGGGGCCAACGGCGAAATTTACGAGACGTCGGACATGTACCCGGCCTTCATCAAGAAGGCCCAGGAAGAAGGGAACAGCAAGGCCGTCCACGTGTTCACGCGGGCCAAGCTGGCGGAATCCGTGCACGCCGAACGTTACCTGGCCGCCTATAACGACCTGGATGCGCCGGACGACGACAAGTTCCACCTGTGTCCCATCTGCGGGTACATCCACAAGGGCGAGGACTTCGAGAAGTGCCCGATCTGCTTCCGCCCCAAGGACACCTTTACGGCGTACTGA
- a CDS encoding glycosyltransferase family 2 protein produces MQLNAILCLWNEEDIIASTVRHAFAQGCANVCFVDNGSTDDTVRVAQEAGARLVASFRTDVFDESKKVHYLNAAVEALNRASPHDVNWWLYIDADEFPDLGASPDSAPYSIPGPAMTLRDFVAGLPPSVGAVHGYMHDHLPTHRPHFVPGYHPADFMPLCVNTGVGKVPLLRYVQGAPHVASLGGAHTFDPSGNVFEVVHGALTIHHFNHRDLDRTLERLARLVCRNADGASRIDWIDAYTRRVHGKDRSMYHERYATLRETYARNAGLALKTRHPGYAYGNLVRWYDVYADKDVPTVTRLENCISNGLHHLFCGQYERALCRFDDALGQPCPDKTRLWLLIRMAECFAHSDRQASREILDVIRPGCDAEMTAYLRTLPV; encoded by the coding sequence ATGCAACTGAACGCCATCCTGTGCCTGTGGAACGAGGAAGACATCATCGCCTCCACCGTGCGGCATGCCTTTGCCCAGGGGTGCGCCAACGTCTGCTTCGTGGACAACGGCAGCACGGACGACACGGTGCGCGTGGCGCAAGAGGCCGGGGCGCGGCTGGTGGCCAGTTTCCGCACCGATGTCTTCGACGAATCGAAGAAGGTGCACTACCTCAACGCCGCCGTGGAGGCCCTGAACAGGGCATCGCCCCATGACGTCAACTGGTGGCTGTACATCGACGCCGACGAGTTTCCGGACCTTGGCGCCAGCCCCGATTCAGCCCCTTATTCCATCCCTGGCCCAGCGATGACCCTGCGCGACTTCGTGGCCGGGCTTCCCCCATCCGTGGGTGCGGTGCACGGGTACATGCACGACCACCTGCCCACCCACCGTCCCCATTTCGTCCCCGGCTACCATCCGGCGGACTTCATGCCGCTGTGCGTGAACACCGGCGTGGGCAAGGTGCCGCTGCTCCGCTACGTGCAGGGTGCGCCGCACGTGGCCTCACTGGGCGGTGCGCACACCTTCGACCCCAGCGGCAACGTCTTTGAGGTGGTGCACGGCGCGCTGACCATCCACCACTTCAACCACCGCGACCTTGACCGCACCCTGGAGCGGCTGGCCCGGCTGGTCTGCCGCAACGCGGACGGCGCCAGCCGCATCGACTGGATAGATGCCTACACCCGCAGGGTGCACGGCAAGGACCGGTCCATGTACCACGAACGGTACGCTACCCTGCGCGAAACCTATGCCCGCAACGCGGGCCTGGCGCTGAAGACGCGGCACCCCGGCTATGCGTACGGCAATCTGGTGCGCTGGTACGACGTGTACGCCGACAAGGACGTACCCACCGTCACGCGGCTGGAAAACTGCATTTCCAATGGGCTGCACCATCTCTTCTGCGGGCAGTACGAGCGTGCCCTGTGCAGGTTCGACGACGCCCTCGGGCAGCCCTGCCCCGACAAGACCCGGCTGTGGTTGTTGATCCGGATGGCGGAATGCTTCGCCCACTCCGACAGGCAGGCCAGCCGCGAAATTCTTGATGTCATCCGCCCTGGCTGCGATGCGGAAATGACCGCCTACCTGCGCACGCTGCCCGTCTGA